In Pseudomonas grandcourensis, the DNA window CAGGACATGGGTTTCGACGTGCTGTATTTCCCGCCGATCCATCCGATCGGGCGTAGCTACCGCAAAGGCCCGAACAACTCGCTGACGGCGGGTTCCGATGACCCGGGCAGCCCCTATGCGATTGGCAGCGAGGAGGGTGGGCACGAGGCGATTCACTCGCAATTGGGCACCCGCGAAGACTTCCGCCGACTGGTGGCAGCCGCTGCGGCCCATGGCCTGGAAATCGCCCTGGATTTTGCCATCCAGTGCTCCCAGGACCATCCATGGCTCAAACAACACCCCGGCTGGTTCAACTGGCGACCGGACGGCACGATCAAATACGCGGAGAACCCGCCGAAGAAATACCAGGACATCGTCAACGTCGACTTCTATGCCCCCGAGGCGATTCCGAGCCTGTGGTTGGAACTGCGGGACATCGTGGTCGGCTGGGTCGAGGAGGGCGTGAAGATCTTCCGCGTCGATAACCCGCACACCAAACCGTTGCCGTTCTGGCAGTGGCTGATCGCCGATGTACGGGCGCTGTACCCCGAGGTGATCTTCCTCGCCGAAGCCTTTACCACCCCGGCAATGATGGCGCGCCTGGGCAAGGTCGGTTATTCCCAGAGCTACACCTATTTCACCTGGCGCAACACCAAGGCCGAACTGGCGACCTACTTCACTGAACTCAACGAATCGCCGTGGCGCGAATGCTACCGACCGAATTTTTTCGTCAATACGCCGGACATCAACCCGGCGTTCCTCCACGAATCCGGGCGCCCCGGGTTTCTCATCCGCGCCGTGCTGGCGACCATGGGCTCGGGCCTGTGGGGCATGTATTCGGGGTTCGAACTATGCGAGTCGGCGCCGGTGCCGGGCAAGGAGGAGTACCTCGATTCCGAGAAGTACGAGATCCGCCCCAGGGACTTCAATGCGCCGGGCAACATCATTGCCGAGATCGCCCAACTCAACCGCATACGCCGGCAGAACCCGGCGTTGCACACGCATCTGGGCCTGAAGGTTTACAACGCGTGGAACGACAACATCCTGTACTTCGGCAAGCGCAGTGCCGATGGCGGCAATTTCATTCTGGTGGCGGTCAGCCTAGATCCGCACAACCTGCAGGAGGCGAACTTCGAATTGCCATTGTGGGAAATGGGCCTGCCGGACTACGCCAGCACCCATGGCGAAGACCTGATGAATGGCCATCGCTGGACCTGGCACGGCAAGCAGCAATTCATGCGGATCGACCCGGCGTATCAGCCGTTCGGGATTTGGAGAATTACCGCCTCTTGAGAACACCACAGGGGATTCTCAGCCTGTGGCCAAGATGAATTCACCAGGAGTTTCACATGGCGAAGAAACCCAAGGCAGCCACGTTCATCAATGACCCGCTCTGGTACAAAGACGCGGTGATCTATCAAGTTCACGTCAAATCGTATTTCGACTCCAACAACGACGGAATCGGCGACTTTCCCGGCCTCATCGCCAAGCTCGACTACATCGCCGACCTGGGCGTCAACACCATCTGGCTGTTGCCGTTCTATCCCTCCCCACGGCGCGACGACGGTTATGACATTGCCGAGTACCGCGGCGTACACGGCGACTACGGCACCATGGCCGATGCCCGGCGGTTCATTGCCGAGGCGCACAAACGCGGTCTGCGGGTGATCACCGAGCTGGTCATCAACCACACCTCTGACCAGCACCCGTGGTTCCAGCGGGCGCGCAAGGCCAAACCCGGATCGGCGGCGCGGGACTTCTACGTGTGGTCCGATGACGATCAGAAATACGACGGCACTCGCATCATTTTCCTCGATACAGAGAAGTCCAACTGGACCTGGGACCCGGTGGCCGGCCAATACTTCTGGCACCGTTTCTACTCCCACCAGCCGGACCTGAACTTCGATAACCCGCAAGTCATGAAAGCGGTGCTGTCGGTGATGCGTTACTGGCTCGACATGGGCATTGACGGCTTGCGCCTGGACGCGATTCCCTACCTGATCGAACGCGACGGCACCAACAACGAGAACCTGCCGGAAACCCACGACGTGCTGAAAAAGATCCGTGCGGAAATCGACGCCAACTACCCCGACCGCATGCTGCTGGCCGAGGCCAATCAGTGGCCGGAAGACACCCAGCTGTACTTCGGCGACACCGATAAAAAGGGCCTGAACGGCGACGAATGTCACATGGCCTTTCACTTCCCGTTGATGCCGCGCATGTACATGGCGCTGGCCCAGGAAGATCGCTTCCCGATTACCGACATTCTGCGCCAGACCCCGGATATCCCCGCCAACTGCCAATGGGCAATCTTCCTGCGCAACCACGATGAGCTGACCCTGGAGATGGTCACCGACAAGGAACGCGACTACCTGTGGAATTACTACGCCGCCGATCGCCGGGCGCGGATCAACCTGGGGATTCGCCGTCGCCTGGCGCCGCTGATGGAGCGCGACCGCCGCCGGGTCGAGCTGCTCAACAGCCTGCTGCTGTCCATGCCCGGCACGCCGACCCTGTATTACGGCGACGAAATCGGCATGGGCGACAACATCTACCTCGGCGATCGCGACGGTGTGCGCACGCCGATGCAATGGTCCATCGACCGCAACGGCGGTTTTTCCCGCGCCGATCCGGCGAGTCTGGTGTTGCCGCCGATCATGGACCCGCAATATGGCTACCTGTCGGTCAACGTCGAAACCCAGGCCGGCGACCCCCATTCGTTGTTGAACTGGACCCGACGCCTGCTCGCCGTGCGCAAGCAATCCAAGGCCTTCGGGCGCGGTACGTTGAAGATGCTGTCGCCGAGCAACCGGCGGATTCTGGCCTACACCCGCGAATACACCGGGGTGGACGGCAAACACGAAGTCATTCTGTGCGTGGCCAACGTGTCGCGCAGTGCCCAGGCCGCCGAGCTGGATCTGTCTGCCTACGTCGGCATGGTGCCGGTGGAAATGCTCGGGGGGAACGCGTTCCCGCCCATCGGCCAGCTGAATTTCCTCCTGACCCTGGCGCCTTACGGCTTCTACTGGTTCGGCCTCGCCGCGGAAAACCAGATGCCGAGCTGGCACGTGGAGCCCGCACAGAGCCTGCCGGACTTCACCACGCTGGTGCTGAAAAAGCGCATGGAGGAATTGCTGGAGGCGCCGTCACGCACCACGCTGGAGCAAAGCATCCTGCCCAACTGGTTGCAGAACCGCCGCTGGTTCGCGGGCAAGGACGCCGCCATCGAACAGGTCGATCTGGCCTATGGCGTGCGGTTCGGCGATCCACAGCATCCGGTGCTGTTCAGCGAGATCAATGTCACCAGCGGCGGTCAGAGCAGTCGCTACCAGTTGCCGTTCGGCTTTATCCCGGAGGATCAGGTCGGTACTCCGTTGCCGCAGCAACTGGCATTGTCGCGGGTACGGCGCGGACGCCAGGTCGGCCTGATCACCGACGCCTTCAGCCTGGACACCTTTGTGCATGCCGTAATGCAGGGCATTCAGGCCGGCACCGTATTGGCCTCCAGCGACGGCGACATTCGTTTCGAGTCCACCGCGGAGCTGGAAAAACTCGGCCTCAATGCCGAGTCGCCGGTACGTTACCTGTCCGCCGAACAGTCCAACAGTTCGGTGGTGATCGGCAATAGCCTGGTGCTGAAACTGATCCGCAAGGTCGCCAGCGGTGTGCACCCTGAGCTTGAAATGAGCGCGTACCTGACCGAAGCCGGGTTCAGCAATATTTCGCCATTGCTGGGGGCCGTGGTGCGCCGGGACGGGGCGGGTGAAGACAATTTGCTGATGATCGCCCAAGGCTATCTGAGCAATCAGGGTGATGCCTGGGAGTGGACGCAGAACAACCTCGAGCGGGCGCTGCGCGATGAACTGGCCGACGCTATGTCCGAGCAGGAACAGCATTACAACGCGCTCGGCGAACTGAAAGATTTCGCCGCTATGCTCGGTCAGCGCCTGGGGGAAATGCACCAGGTGCTGGCGGCGCCGAGTGCCAACCCGGACTTCTTGCCCCAGGTCACCACGCAGAAAGAGGCGCTGGCCTCGGCCAGGGACGTCGCGGCGCAAATCGAGCACGCGCTGAACTTGCTCAAGCAGCATAAGAATCAACTGAACCCGGCGAACCAGACTCTGGTCGGCCGTTTACTGGACAACAGGAAAGCCATCCTCGGCCATGTACAAGCGTTGGGCAAAAAGACCGCGGGCGGCTTGCGCATTCGTGTGCACGGCGACCTGCATCTGGGGCAGGTGCTGGTGATCAAGGGCGATGCCTACCTGATCGACTTCGAGGGCGAACCGGCCCGGCCATTGCATGAACGACGGGGCAAACACAGCCCGTACAAGGATGCCAGCGGCGTGCTGCGTTCCTTCGACTATGCGGCGGCGATGGCGATCAATGTGCAGAGCGTCGACAACACCGCGGCGGCCGATGCCGCACGCTTGCGGGTCACCGATCGCTACTTGAGCGAGGCGCGGCAGGCATTTGTCGACGCTTATCGGCTGGCGGCAGCTAGTCTTGCCCATGCATGGCAAGATCCCGAAGGCGAGGATGCCGCGCTGGCGTTGTTCGGTCTGGAGAAGGCGGCGTATGAAGTGGCCTATGAGGCGGAAAATCGCCCCACCTGGTTGCCCGTGCCGTTGCACGGTTTATATGGATTATTGAGTGGGCTTAAACCCTTTTCCGATCTTGGTGGAGAGTAGTCATGAGTGTCTCGAACAAGGAACAGGGTCATCACAAAGAAGCGCTGCTGCCCAGGGCGCGGGATATCGATGCATTGGTGCGTGCCGAGCATATCGATCCTTTCGCCATTCTCGGCCCCCACGCCGATGGCGCCGGCGGGCAATTCATTCGTGCGTATCTGCCGGGCGCCCTGAGTGTGCAGGTGCTGGCCAGGGACTCCGGTGAAGAGCTGGGTCAACTTGAAGCCACAGAGACCCCGGGGTTGTTCGTCGGCCATTTCCAGCGCGCGCAAGCGTATCTGCTGCGCACCCGTTGGGCCGGCGGCGAGCAAACCGCAGAAGATCCTTACAGCTTCGGCCCTTTGTTGGGCGAAATGGATTTGTACCTGTTTGCCGAAGGCAATCACCGCGACCTCAGCGGGTGCCTGGGTGCGCAACTGAAAACCGTGGACGGCGTCGACGGCGTGCGTTTTGCCGTATGGGCGCCGAATGCCCGGCGGGTGTCGGTGGTCGGTGATTTCAACGTCTGGGACGGGCGTCGGCATCCGATGCGCCTGCGTCATCCCACCGGTGTCTGGGAGTTGTTCATTCCGCGCCTGCAAGCCGGGGACACCTACAAATACGAGATTCTCGGCGCCCACGGCATTTTGCCGTTGAAGGCCGATCCCATGGCGCTGGCCACCAGCCTGCCACCGGACACCGCCTCGAAAGTCGCCTCACCCTTGAACATCGACTGGCAGGACCAGGACTGGATGATGTCCCGGGGGGACCGCCAGCGGGTGACGGCGCCGTTGTCGATCTACGAATTGCACGCCGGCTCGTGGCAATGCGAGCTGGACGACCTGGGTGAAGTGGCCCGCCAGTACACCTGGCCCGAATTGACCGAGCGGCTGATTCCCTATGTCAAAGACCTGGGCTTCACCCACATCGAACTGATGCCGATCATGGAGCATCCATTCGGCGGTTCGTGGGGCTATCAGTTGCTGTCGCAATTCGCGCCGAGTGCGCGCTATGGCACGCCGGACCAGTTCGCCGCGTTCATCAACGCCTGCCACCAGGCCGAACTCGGGGTGATTCTCGATTGGGTGCCGGCGCATTTCCCCACCGATACCCACGGCCTGGCCCAGTTTGACGGCACGGCGCTCTACGAGTACGGCAACCCGCAGGAAGGTTTCCATCAGGACTGGGACACGCTGATCTACAACCTGGGGCGCACCGAAGTGCACGGCTACATGCTGGCGTCTGCGCTGCACTGGCTCAAGCATTTCCATGTCGACGGCCTGCGGGTCGATGCGGTGGCCTCGATGCTGTATCGCGACTACTCGCGCAAGGCCGGCGAGTGGGTGCCGAACCGCCATGGCGGGCGGGAGAACCTGGAAGCCATCGACTTCCTGCGTCACCTCAATGACGTGGTGGCCCTCGAAGCACCCGGTGCGCTGGTGATCGCCGAAGAATCCACCGCATGGCCGGGTGTCAGCCAGGGCACGCAACAGGGTGGCCTGGGCTTTGCCTACAAATGGAACATGGGCTGGATGCACGATTCGCTGCATTACATTCAGCAGGACCCGGTGTACCGCGCCCATCACCACAACGAGCTGAGTTTCGGCCTGGTGTATGCGTGGTCCGAGCGCTTCATCCTGCCGATCTCCCACGATGAAGTGGTGCATGGGAAGCACTCGCTGATCGACAAGATGCCCGGCGACCGCTGGCAGAAATTCGCCAACCTGCGGGCCTACCTGAGTTTCATGTGGGCCCATCCGGGCAAGAAACTGTTGTTCATGGGCTGTGAATTCGGCCAGTGGCGCGAGTGGAACCATGACCAGCAACTGGACTGGTACCTGTTGCAATACCCCGAGCACAAGGGCGTGCAGAAACTGGTGGCCGACCTGAACCGCTTGTACCGCGAAGAGCCGGCGCTGCATGAGCAGGACGACGTGCCCCAGGGTTTCCAGTGGCTCATCGGCGATGATGCGATCAACAGCGTTTATGCGTGGTTGCGCTGGAGCAAGGACGGCAAGCCGGTGCTGGTGGTGGCCAACTTTACGCCGGTGCCACGGGAGGCTTATCGCGTCGGGGTGCCGTTTGCCGGGCAGTGGAACGAGGTGCTCAACAGCGACTCGTCGATCTATGCCGGTTCCAACTACGGCAACAGTGGCGGGGCGGTTGCCGAAGAGGTGCCGAGCCATGGCCAGGCGTTGTCGCTGGTGCTGAATTTGCCGCCGTTGGCGGTGTTGATGTTAAGGCCGCAGGGCTGATCCTAAGTCGGCGGTGCTGCCTTTCGCGAGCAGGCTCGCTCCCACACTGAATGGATGTGGGAGCGAGCCTGCTCGCGAAGGGGCCAGCCTGGTCAAATCATCTTTTGAAGTATTCCCTCACCAGCGCATCCGTATCCCCAGGCTGCCAATCAACCCGTTCAAGTCATTGTCGTCCACGTCGCTGCTGTAGTCGGCGCTGACGTACAGGCTCACCGACGGCGTCACCCGGGCCACCAGACCCAGACCCAGTTCGACGGTCGAGGATTTGCGGCTGCTGCTGATCTTGTCGACCTGGTCGAGGGTGACGGTGTTGCCGGTGTAAACCGTGTGCCACAAGTTGGTCCGCACATAAGGTTCGACCGGCAGGCCGCTGATGTTGTAACTGCCTTGCAAGCGCGCACCGACCCGGCCGCTCCACGAGTTCAGGTCAGTTGAAGAGGCGTTGCCGGATCCGGCATAAGGGGCGTCCAGGCTGATGCGCTGATTGATCAACTGTGCCTGGGGCTCAAACACCCAGTTTTCGCCCAGGCCGATGGGGAAGCCACCCTCCACCGACAGTGTCATCGCGCGGCCCTCGGTGGCTTGCCGGGCTCCTTTCACATTACGGCTGAAGCCGCTGACCCGGCCACCGCTGGCGGTCAGGTCGACGTGCCAGCCTTGTGGTCCGGTCAGGCTCCAGTAGGCGCCGAGGCTATGCCCCTGGAGGTTGAGCCTGTCGCTGTCGGGATCGGACATTGCCGGGGTGATCTGTGCGCCGTGGTTGTTGAGCTGGTACTGACTCGTGCCGCCGACCAGACCGACCCTTTGCGTATGGCCGCTGGCGCTTTGCACGGTGAGGATCGCCGGGCCTTTGAGTGCGTGGGTGCCGGGGACGGCCAGCCCTTGGGACAGGTAATCGGTTTGTGCCTGGCGAGAGGGCTGGCCGTAGAGTTGGTCCCAGTCCGTGGGCGATGCGTCTTCGGTGGTCAGGCTGGAGCTGCGTAGATCGGGATGAGCGCTGAATTGACCGGGATAGGTGACTGCGACAGTAGACAAACCGAGCGTCGGGATGTCCTGGCGATACCACGGGGTTGTTTCCTGCTCGTCGGTGGCGGCCAGTATTTCCATGGCGGAACACAGCAGGAGTGAACTCGACACCGTGCAAAAAGTGACTTTGATCTCTTGTGGGGTGAGTGAAATGTTCATGGAGGTCTACCTTGCGGTCGCATGAGGTATCTCGCTCTGGCGTCTCTCCTACCCCGAATGAGGGGCGGCCGAATGGATCAGGGGGCGTCACGGACTGCCCGTTTATACGGGTGCCCGAGGCTGGTCCTGGTGGTGATTCCGGGGGTAGTAAAGTGAAGTCAAGAAGACCGCAACGGTCGAGTCAAGAAGATGGCCGATAAGTGGTAACGGTTTAAGTGACTGATTTATGACGTGCCCATAAGTGCTTGTTTGTTTGAAGGTGCGTCAAAAAAACTGTGGCTCAGAGATGCACTTCCACCGCCAGCGGCAAATGGTCAGACAGGTGCGTCCACGGTTTGTTTCCCAGTATTTGCGGCTCGTGGCTGCTGGCGTTGCGCAGGTAGACGCGGTCCAGGCGCAGCAAGGGAAACCGTGCGGGGTAGGTTTTGGCCGGACGACCAAGGTGGCGTTCGAAGGCTTCGTGCAGGTAGTCGCGGCGGACAAGGGTGGCGTTGCCCTGCATCTGCCAGTCGTTGAAGTCGCCGGCAATGATCACCGGCGCATCATCCGGCAAGGACTCGAGGAGCTGACAGAGCAACTGCAACTGCAGCTGACGATGGCTTTCCAGCAGGCTGAGGTGAACGCAGATGGCATGCACCTCGCGATGCCCCGGCACGTCCAGCACGCAGTGCAGCAAGCCACGGCGTTCCGGGCCGGTAATGGAAACATCCAGGTTTCGATACTCGCGGATCGGGTATTTCGACAGCAGGGCATTGCCATGGTGACCGTCGGGATAGACGGCATTGCGCCCATAGGCGAAGTCGCTCCACATGCTGTCGGCGAGGAATTCATATTGCGAGGTTTGTGGCCAATCGTTGTAGCGGGAGGAGTGGCGGTCATGCTCGCCGACGACTTCTTGCAGAAACACCAGGTCTGCCGACGTACTGCGCACCGCTTCACGTAATTCAGGGAGGATGAAGCGCCGGTTGAGCGCGGTAAAACCCTTATGGGTGTTGACCGTCAGCACGCGAAGCCGATGAATCGCCGGGGGCGTGTTCAAGGGTGTCGATTCGGCTGCCTGCCGTTTTGAATGACTGGCCACTTGCACTCCTCTGACTCAGGGCTGCTTATGTATGCGACTGATGCGACGGCAGTCAGTTCAGTCCGATAGGCTGCGCCGAACCGATAATCGATGATTTCATACCAACACGATTTCATAAGGCAAACGGATACGCTCCAGCAGCGGCCGGGGCAGCAACGGCGCGAGGCCGATGGCCGGCTCGCCGTCCAGTTGGCTGGCGTAGGCATGGGTGGCGTGGCTCTTGCGGGCGACGGTCCAGGTATCCAGGCGTACCTTGCGGGCACGGTGCCAGGGAATCAGCTCCCGGTCCCGTGCCGGCCAGTGCCAGGCCCAGAACGGTACGTCGTTGTAGGTTGCCCCTACATTGGCCGCCGCCCTGGCGCTGGCGCGGCCAACGGTGTCGTGGTCGACGTTGCCGTCCTGGCGCCAGGTGCTGAACACCACATCACCGGGGCGCAGGTAGCGCGTGATGAATTGGGCGATCTGATCTTCGTACTCCACCAGGGCGTTGTCGGTAAACCCGCCACGAATCCACTTCAGGCTGTGCATCGGCAAACCGAGCCGGCGGATGGCTTCGACGCTTTCCTGGGGACGAAATACGCTGAGGCGCTTTTCCGACCACTGCCGAGAGCCCGGATGGCTGGCGCTGCCGTCGGTGATCGAGATCAATTGCAGCGGGTGGCCGAGATTGCTGAGCAACTGCAGCAGGCCACCGCAGGTCACGACTTCATCGCCGGGGTGTGGGGCAATGAGCACTGCGCGTGCGCCGATGGGCACAAGCGACTGGGTACTGATGACCGGAATGCTGTCCAGTTGCGGGGCGCTGTTCCAGATCTGTGATGGCAGATTGGCTTCGCTCAGGGAAACGGGTTTCATGGTGGATACGTCCTTGTTCTGCGTCGCCTTCAGTCGTGCATCGGACAAGCCCGGCAGACCCGTGAGGGCTCGTTGATAGCGGTGCGACAAGCCAAACCCTGGATTGCCGCGAATCGAGTATTGCTCATGTAACGCTATTCGTCGCGTCGCGAACCTGCCCGGAATGATTTTTCCGCTCTGCGGTGTTGCGGCCAAAACTGGTTGTAGGTTTTTTTACTCTTCTTCCTCATGCTGCAACTCGAACAGCAGCAATGAGCGGCCGGTGACCGAGTACTCGTGGCCAAACTCGAAGCGTTCCTGGCCGTGGATAGATGGCTGGTTGGTGTCGATCATGCACGTCCAGAAACCGCCGTCAGGCACTTCCGGCAGCCGGAAATTGACGATGTCGTGATGCGCGTTGACCACCAGCATCAACGTCGCGTCGATGCCTTTGCGGCGAATGCCGGTTTCCTGGGCGCGGCCATCGAGCAGCATGCCCAGGCATCGGTTGTGCGCATCGTGCCAATGCCTGGTGGTCATTTCGGTGCCGTTCGGCGCCAGCCATGTCACGTCCTTGACGCCGATATCCTCGTTGTAATTACCCACCAGGAAACGCCCGCGCCGCAGGACCGGGTAGGTCAGGCGTAACTTGATCAGGCGTTTGACGAACTTGAGCAGGGCCTTGCCATCTTCGCTGAGGTCCCAGTTGACCCAGCCGATCTCGCTGTCCTGGCAGTAGGCATTGTTGTTGCCGTCCTGGGTACGGGCAAACTCGTCGCCGGCCACCAGCATCGGCGTGCCTTGGGCCAGCAGCAGGGTGGCGAAGAAATTGCGCATCTGCCGATGGCGCAGCGCGTTGATCTCGGGATTGTCGGTGGGGCCTTCGACGCCGTGGTTCCAGGACAGGTTGTTGTTGCTGCCGTCCTGATTGTTTTCGTCGTTGGCTTCGTTGTGCTTGTCGTTGTAGGACACCAGGTCATTGAGGGTGAAGCCGTCGTGGGCGGTGACGAAGTTCACCGATGAATAGGGGCGACGGCCACGTTGGTTGAACATCTCGCCCGAAGCGGTCAGGCGGCTGGCAAAGTCCGCCAGTTGGCTGTCGTCGCCTTTCCAGAAGGCGCGCACGGTGTCGCGGAACTTGTCGTTCCACTCGACCCAGCCCGGCGGAAAGTTGCCGACCTGATAACCGCCGGGGCCACAGTCCCAGGGTTCGGCGATGAGTTTGACCTGGCGCAACACCGGGTCCTGACGGCAGGCCACCAGGAAACTGTGGCGTTCGTCGAAACCGTCGTGATAACGCCCCAGGATGGTCGCCAGGTCGAAGCGGAAGCCGTCCACGTGCATTTCCGAGGCCCAGTAGCGCAGGGAGTCGGTGACCATTTGCAGCACGCACGGGTGGCTCAGGTCCAGGGTGTTGCCGGTGCCGGAATCGTTGATGTAGAAGCGCTTGTCATCGGGCTTGAGGCGGTAGTAGGACGCATTGTCGATGCCGCGCATGGACAGGGTCGGGCCTTGCTCGTTGCCCTCGGCGGTGTGGTTGTAGACCACGTCGAGGATTACCTCCAGATTGGCTTCGTGCAGGTGTGCGACCATTTCCTTGAATTCGGCGATCTTGCCGCTGGCCAGGTAACGCGGATCGGGGGCGAAGAATGCAATGCTGTTGTAGCCCCAGTAATTGGTCATGCCCTTGTGCAGCAGGTGCTGGTCGTTGACGAACGCATGGATCGGCAGCAACTCCACGGTCGACACGCCGAGTTTGCGGATGTGTTCCACCACGTCATCGACCATCAACCCGGCAAAGGTGCCGCGCAGGTTCTCGGGGACGGCAGGGTGACGCATGCTGAAGCCGCGCACATGGGTTTCATAGATGATTGTCTTGTCCCACGGTACGCTGACACGATGATCGTGGCCCCAGGTGTGCGCCGGGTCGATGACCTTGCATTTGGGCACGAAGGGCGCGCTGTCCCGTTCATCGAAGCTGAGGTCGGCGTCGGGGTGGCCGATGGTGTAGCCGAACAGCGCTTCGGACCATTTCAGCTTGCCCACCAGTTGTTTGGCGTAGGGGTCGATCAGCAGTTTGTTGGGGTTGAAGCGATGGCCGTTGGCCGGGTCGTAGGGGCCGTAGACGCGATAGCCGTAGATCAGCCCCGGATGGGCGTCGGGCAGGTAGCCGTGGTAGATCTCGTCGGTGTATTCGGGCAGTTCGATGCGTTCGATTTCAACCTCGCCGGCGTCGTCGAACAGGCACAGTTCAACCCGGGTGGCGTGGGCGGAAAACAGGGCGAAGTTGACGCCCAGGCCATCCCAGGTGGCACCCAGCGGAAAGGGCAGGCCTTCGCGGATTCGTGTGGTTTCGGCACGAGGGGCTGGCGCGGCGGCTTTCTTCGGACTGGTCATAGGTACTCCTGTAAACGGGGTACATGTGGGAGCGAGCTTGCTCGCGATG includes these proteins:
- a CDS encoding PIG-L family deacetylase, which gives rise to MKPVSLSEANLPSQIWNSAPQLDSIPVISTQSLVPIGARAVLIAPHPGDEVVTCGGLLQLLSNLGHPLQLISITDGSASHPGSRQWSEKRLSVFRPQESVEAIRRLGLPMHSLKWIRGGFTDNALVEYEDQIAQFITRYLRPGDVVFSTWRQDGNVDHDTVGRASARAAANVGATYNDVPFWAWHWPARDRELIPWHRARKVRLDTWTVARKSHATHAYASQLDGEPAIGLAPLLPRPLLERIRLPYEIVLV
- the glgX gene encoding glycogen debranching protein GlgX, whose translation is MTSPKKAAAPAPRAETTRIREGLPFPLGATWDGLGVNFALFSAHATRVELCLFDDAGEVEIERIELPEYTDEIYHGYLPDAHPGLIYGYRVYGPYDPANGHRFNPNKLLIDPYAKQLVGKLKWSEALFGYTIGHPDADLSFDERDSAPFVPKCKVIDPAHTWGHDHRVSVPWDKTIIYETHVRGFSMRHPAVPENLRGTFAGLMVDDVVEHIRKLGVSTVELLPIHAFVNDQHLLHKGMTNYWGYNSIAFFAPDPRYLASGKIAEFKEMVAHLHEANLEVILDVVYNHTAEGNEQGPTLSMRGIDNASYYRLKPDDKRFYINDSGTGNTLDLSHPCVLQMVTDSLRYWASEMHVDGFRFDLATILGRYHDGFDERHSFLVACRQDPVLRQVKLIAEPWDCGPGGYQVGNFPPGWVEWNDKFRDTVRAFWKGDDSQLADFASRLTASGEMFNQRGRRPYSSVNFVTAHDGFTLNDLVSYNDKHNEANDENNQDGSNNNLSWNHGVEGPTDNPEINALRHRQMRNFFATLLLAQGTPMLVAGDEFARTQDGNNNAYCQDSEIGWVNWDLSEDGKALLKFVKRLIKLRLTYPVLRRGRFLVGNYNEDIGVKDVTWLAPNGTEMTTRHWHDAHNRCLGMLLDGRAQETGIRRKGIDATLMLVVNAHHDIVNFRLPEVPDGGFWTCMIDTNQPSIHGQERFEFGHEYSVTGRSLLLFELQHEEEE